In one Bos mutus isolate GX-2022 chromosome 19, NWIPB_WYAK_1.1, whole genome shotgun sequence genomic region, the following are encoded:
- the PFAS gene encoding phosphoribosylformylglycinamidine synthase isoform X1, translated as MRMTLICAPEFEELTDGEKCYHAQRTPAEMSSVLHFYVRPSGHERAASEYIQRKLQRELPELQGVKTEQCYNVNWTVESFPSNKEMKKLTWLFGCPLLLDDVAQESWLRPGPTDLLLEVGPRLNFSTPTSSNIVSVCQAAGLGAVDRVEPTRRYLLSFAHPPSADLEAIALATLHDRMTEQRFPQPIQSFSSGCIPAPLSGPIDVLAEGRSALEKANQELGLALDSWDLDFYTKRFQELQRNPSTVEVFDLAQSNSEHSRHWFFKGRLHVDGQELPHSLFESIMSTQASSNPNNVLKFCDNSSAIQGKEVRFLRPKDPTRPSSFQQCQGLRHVVFTAETHNFPTGVAPFSGATTGTGGRIRDVQCTGRGAHVVAGTAGYCFGNLHIPGYSMPWEDPSFQYPGNFARPLEIAIEASNGASDYGNKFGEPVLAGFARSLGLQLPDGQRREWIKPIMFSGGIGSMEAEHVSKEPPETGMDVVKVGGPVYRIGVGGGAASSVQVQGDNASDLDFGAVQRGDPEMEQKMNRVIRACVEAPGGNPICSLHDQGAGGNGNVLKELSDPAGAIIHTSCFQLGDPTLNALEIWGAEYQESNALLLRPSDRDFLSCVSTRERCPVCFVGTITGDRRIVLVDDREWPMGTGGQVDAPPTPPPTPVDLDLDWVLGKMPQKEFFLQRSLPLLQPLTLPPGLSVRQALARVLRLPAVASKRYLTNKVDRSVGGLVAQQQCVGPLQTPLADVAVVALSHQELVGAATALGEQPVKSLLDPKVAARLAVAEALTNLVFALVTDLQDVKCSGNWMWAAKLPGEGAALADACEAMVAVMAALGVAVDGGKDSLSMAARVGSETVRAPGSLVISAYAVCSDITATVTPDLKHPGGRGHLLYVPLSPGQHRLGGTALAQCFSQLGEQPPDLDVPENLVRAFSITQGLLKDRLLCSGHDVSDGGLITCLLEMAFAGNCGIEVDIPAPGVDALPVLFAEEPGLVLEVQEPDLAQVLMRYRNAGLHCLELGLTGDTGPHAMVRVSVNRTVVLEEPVGQLRALWEETSFQLDRLQAKPHCVAQEEQGLRERAGPTFCLPPTFPRASVPCEPGGPAPRVAIIREEGSNGDREMADAFHLAGFEVWDVTMQDLCSGAIGLDTFRGVAFVGGFSYADVLGSAKGWAAAVTFNPQAGAEMKRFRQRPDTFSLGVCNGCQLLALLGWVGGSSSEEVVEMCQESWPARPGLLLRHNLSGRFESRWASVRVGPGPALMLRGMEGAVLPVWSAHGEGYMAFSSPELQAQMEARGLAPLHWADDDGNPTEQYPLNPNGSPGGVAGICSPDGRHLALMPHPERSVRPWQWAWRPPPFDTLTTSPWLQLFINARNWTQECSC; from the exons ATGAGGATGACGTTGATCTGCGCGCCAGAATTCGAGGAGCTGACGGACGGGGAGAAGTGCTACCACGCG CAACGGACACCTGCAGAGATGTCCTCCGTCCTTCACTTCTATGTCCGCCCCTCTGGCCACGAGAGGGCAGCCTCTGAATACATTCAAAGGAAGCTGCAAAGGGAACTGCCAGAGCTGCAGGGTGTCAAGACCGAGCAGTGCTACAATGTGAACTGGACAG TGGAGTCCTTCCCGAGCAACAAGGAGATGAAGAAGCTGACATGGCTATTTGGCTGCCCCTTGTTACTGGACGATGTTGCTCAGGAATCCTGGCTTCGTCCTGGCCCCACAGACCTGCTGCTGGAGGTCGGACCCAG GCTGAACTTTTCCACCCCGACATCCAGCAACATTGTGTCAGTGTGccaggctgcagggctgggggctgtggACCGCGTGGAGCCAACCCGGCGCTACCTGCTCTCG TTTGCCCACCCACCTTCAGCTGACCTGGAGGCCATTGCCCTGGCTACCCTGCATGACCGGATGACAGAGCAGCGCTTCCCCCAGCCCATCCAGAGCTTCTCTTCAGGGTGCATCCCAGCACCCCTGAGCGGCCCAATTGACGTGCTGGCTGAGGGCCGGTCTGCCCTGGAGAAAGCCAACCAGGAGCTAG GTCTGGCCCTAGACTCCTGGGACCTGGATTTCTACACCAAGCGCTTCCAGGAGCTGCAGCGCAACCCCAGCACTGTGGAAGTCTTCGACTTGGCTCAGTCCAAtag CGAACACAGCCGACACTGGTTCTTCAAGGGTCGACTCCATGTGGATGGACAGGAGCTGCCACACTCGCTGTTTGAGTCCATCATGAGCACCCAGGCGTCCTCCAACCCTAACAACGTCCTCAAGTTCTGTGACAACAGCAG TGCCATCCAGGGGAAAGAAGTCCGATTCTTGCGGCCTAAGGACCCCACACGGCCAAGCTCCTTCCAGCAATGTCAGGGGCTGAGACATGTTGTCTTCACAGCAGAGACACACAACTTCCCTACAG GAGTAGCCCCCTTCAGTGGTGCAACCACTGGCACAGGGGGCCGGATCCGAGATGTCCAGTGCACAGGCCGAGGGGCCCACGTGGTGGCTGGCACTGCTGGCTATTGCTTTGGAAACCTGCACATCCCAG gTTACAGTATGCCCTGGGAGGATCCAAGCTTCCAGTATCCAGGAAACTTTGCCCGACCCCTGGAGATTGCCATTGAGGCCAGTAATGGGGCTTCTGACTACGGCAACAAGTTTGGGGAACCAGTGCTTGCTG GCTTTGCCCGCTCCTTGGGCCTTCAGCTTCCGGACGGCCAGCGGCGTGAGTGGATCAAGCCCATAATGTTTAGTGGAGGCATTGGGTCCATGGAAGCTGAGCATGTGAGCAAGGAGCCCCCAGAGACAG GCATGGATGTCGTGAAGGTTGGCGGTCCTGTCTACAGGATTGGAGTTGGGGGCGGAGCTGCTTCGTCTGTGCAG GTGCAAGGAGACAACGCCAGTGACCTGGATTTTGGGGCTGTGCAGCGGGGAGACCCAGAGATGGAGCAGAAGATGAACCGTGTGATCCGGGCTTGTGTGGAGGCCCCTGGGGGAAACCCCATCTGCAGCCTCCATGACCAGGGTGCTGGTGGCAATG GCAATGTCCTGAAGGAGCTGAGTGACCCGGCTGGAGCCATCATTCACACCAGCTGCTTCCAG CTGGGGGACCCAACCCTGAATGCCCTGGAAATCTGGGGGGCCGAGTACCAGGAGTCGAACGCACTTCTGCTGAGGCCCTCTGACCGGGACTTCCTGAGTTGTGTCAGCACCCGGGAACGCTGCCCAGTCTGCTTTGTGGGCACCATCACTGGAGACAGGAGA ATAGTGCTGGTGGATGATCGGGAGTGGCCTATGGGCACAGGTGGCCAGGTGGATGCGCCCCCcactcctcccccaacccctgtgGACCTGGACCTGGACTGGGTGCTGGGCAAGATGCCCCAGAAG GAGTTCTTCCTCCAGAGGAGTCTCCCCTTGCTGCAGCCTCTGACCCTGCCCCCAGGGCTGAGCGTGCGCCAGGCTCTGGCGCGGGTCCTCAGGCTGCCTGCCGTGGCCAGCAAGCGCTACCTCACCAACAAG GTGGACCGTTCTGTGGGCggcctggtggcccagcagcagTGTGTGGGACCCCTGCAGACCCCTCTGGCAGATGTGGCGGTTGTggcactgagtcaccaggagcTTGTAGGGGCCGCCACAGCCCTGGGAGAGCAGCCAGTCAAGAGCCTGCTGGACCCGAAGGTTGCCGCCCGGCTGGCTGTGGCCGAAGCCCTCACCAACCTGGTATTTGCTCTGGTCACCGACCTCCAG GATGTGAAATGCAGCGGGAACTGGATGTGGGCAGCCAAGCTCCCAGGGGAGGGTGCAGCTCTAGCTGACGCCTGTGAGGCTATGGTGGCAGTGATGGCGGCCCTGGGTGTAGCGGTAGACGGTGGCAAGGACTCCCTCAGCATGGCTGCCCGGGTTGGCTCTGAAACCGTGCGGGCTCCTG GGTCACTGGTCATCTCAGCCTATGCTGTCTGTTCAGACATTACAGCCACTGTGACCCCAGACCTCAAGCATCCTGGGGGGAGAG GCCACCTGCTCTACGTGCCTCTGAGTCCTGGGCAGCACCGGCTGGGGGGCACAGCTCTGGCTCAGTGCTTCTCCCAGCTTGGCGAGCAGCCTCCCGACCTGGATGTTCCTGAGAACTTGGTGCGAGCCTTCAGCATCACCCAGGGGCTGCTGAAAG aCCGCCTCCTCTGCTCAGGCCATGATGTCAGTGATGGAGGTCTCATCACTTGCCTGCTAGAGATGGCCTTTGCTGGGAATTGTGGGATAGAGGTGGACATCCCTGCACCTGGGGTCGATG ccctgcctgtgcTGTTCGCCGAGGAGCCAGGCCTGGTGCTGGAGGTGCAGGAGCCAGACCTCGCCCAAGTGCTGATGCGTTACCGGAATGCTGGCCTCCACTGCCTAGAGCTGGGTCTCACAGGCGACACGGGGCCCCACGCCATG GTCCGCGTGTCGGTGAACAGGACGGTGGTTCTGGAGGAACCTGTTGGGCAGCTACGAGCCCTCTGGGAGGAAACCAGTTTCCAGTTGGACCGGCTACAGGCAAAACCACACTGTGTGGCCCAGGAAGAGCAAGGGCTGAGGGAGCGGGCAGGGCCCACCTTCTGCCTGCCGCCTACCTTCCCCAGAGCTTCCGTGCCTTGTGAGCCTG GTGGTCCTGCCCCCCGAGTCGCCATCATTCGGGAAGAGGGCAGTAATGGAGACCGGGAGATGGCAGATGCCTTCCACTTGGCTGGATTTGAG GTGTGGGATGTAACCATGCAggacctgtgctctggagccatcGGGCTGGACACGTTCCGCGGTGTGGCCTTCGTAGGCGGCTTCAGCTACGCGGACGTCCTGGGCTCTGCCAAAG GCTGGGCAGCTGCTGTGACCTTTAACCCGCAGGCCGGGGCTGAGATGAAGCGCTTCCGCCAGCGGCCAGACACCTTCAGCCTGGGCGTGTGTAACGGCTGTCAGCTGCTGGCCCTGCTGGGCTGGGTGGGAGGCAGTTCTAGTGAGGAGGTAGTGGAGATGTGCCAGGAGTCCTGGCCGGCCCGGCCCGGTCTCCTGCTACGCCACAACCTGTCTGGGCGCTTTGAGTCGCGCTGGGCTAGTGTGCGCGTGGGGCCCGGGCCAgccctgatgctgcgagggatggAAGGCGCGGTGCTGCCCGTGTGGAGCGCTCACGGGGAAG GTTACatggcattttcttctccagaactCCAAGCCCAGATGGAGGCCAGGGGCTTAGCTCCACTGCACTGGGCAGATGATGATGGGAACCCCACGGAACAGTACCCCCTGAATCCCAACGGCTCCCCAGGGGGTGTCGCTGGCATCTGCTCCCCCGATGGCCGCCACTTGGCCCTCATGCCTCACCCGGAGCGGTCTGTGAGGCCTTGGCAGTGGGCCTGGCGACCTCCTCCATTTGACACTCTAACCACCTCCCCGTGGCTTCAGCTCTTCATCAATGCCCGGAATTGGACCCAGGAATGCAGCTGCTAA
- the PFAS gene encoding phosphoribosylformylglycinamidine synthase isoform X2: MRMTLICAPEFEELTDGEKCYHAQRTPAEMSSVLHFYVRPSGHERAASEYIQRKLQRELPELQGVKTEQCYNVNWTVESFPSNKEMKKLTWLFGCPLLLDDVAQESWLRPGPTDLLLEVGPRLNFSTPTSSNIVSVCQAAGLGAVDRVEPTRRYLLSFAHPPSADLEAIALATLHDRMTEQRFPQPIQSFSSGCIPAPLSGPIDVLAEGRSALEKANQELGLALDSWDLDFYTKRFQELQRNPSTVEVFDLAQSNSEHSRHWFFKGRLHVDGQELPHSLFESIMSTQASSNPNNVLKFCDNSSAIQGKEVRFLRPKDPTRPSSFQQCQGLRHVVFTAETHNFPTGVAPFSGATTGTGGRIRDVQCTGRGAHVVAGTAGYCFGNLHIPGYSMPWEDPSFQYPGNFARPLEIAIEASNGASDYGNKFGEPVLAGFARSLGLQLPDGQRREWIKPIMFSGGIGSMEAEHVSKEPPETGMDVVKVGGPVYRIGVGGGAASSVQVQGDNASDLDFGAVQRGDPEMEQKMNRVIRACVEAPGGNPICSLHDQGAGGNGNVLKELSDPAGAIIHTSCFQLGDPTLNALEIWGAEYQESNALLLRPSDRDFLSCVSTRERCPVCFVGTITGDRRIVLVDDREWPMGTGGQVDAPPTPPPTPVDLDLDWVLGKMPQKEFFLQRSLPLLQPLTLPPGLSVRQALARVLRLPAVASKRYLTNKVDRSVGGLVAQQQCVGPLQTPLADVAVVALSHQELVGAATALGEQPVKSLLDPKVAARLAVAEALTNLVFALVTDLQDVKCSGNWMWAAKLPGEGAALADACEAMVAVMAALGVAVDGGKDSLSMAARVGSETVRAPGSLVISAYAVCSDITATVTPDLKHPGGRGHLLYVPLSPGQHRLGGTALAQCFSQLGEQPPDLDVPENLVRAFSITQGLLKDRLLCSGHDVSDGGLITCLLEMAFAGNCGIEVDIPAPGVDALPVLFAEEPGLVLEVQEPDLAQVLMRYRNAGLHCLELGLTGDTGPHAMVRVSVNRTVVLEEPVGQLRALWEETSFQLDRLQAKPHCVAQEEQGLRERAGPTFCLPPTFPRASVPCGPAPRVAIIREEGSNGDREMADAFHLAGFEVWDVTMQDLCSGAIGLDTFRGVAFVGGFSYADVLGSAKGWAAAVTFNPQAGAEMKRFRQRPDTFSLGVCNGCQLLALLGWVGGSSSEEVVEMCQESWPARPGLLLRHNLSGRFESRWASVRVGPGPALMLRGMEGAVLPVWSAHGEGYMAFSSPELQAQMEARGLAPLHWADDDGNPTEQYPLNPNGSPGGVAGICSPDGRHLALMPHPERSVRPWQWAWRPPPFDTLTTSPWLQLFINARNWTQECSC, encoded by the exons ATGAGGATGACGTTGATCTGCGCGCCAGAATTCGAGGAGCTGACGGACGGGGAGAAGTGCTACCACGCG CAACGGACACCTGCAGAGATGTCCTCCGTCCTTCACTTCTATGTCCGCCCCTCTGGCCACGAGAGGGCAGCCTCTGAATACATTCAAAGGAAGCTGCAAAGGGAACTGCCAGAGCTGCAGGGTGTCAAGACCGAGCAGTGCTACAATGTGAACTGGACAG TGGAGTCCTTCCCGAGCAACAAGGAGATGAAGAAGCTGACATGGCTATTTGGCTGCCCCTTGTTACTGGACGATGTTGCTCAGGAATCCTGGCTTCGTCCTGGCCCCACAGACCTGCTGCTGGAGGTCGGACCCAG GCTGAACTTTTCCACCCCGACATCCAGCAACATTGTGTCAGTGTGccaggctgcagggctgggggctgtggACCGCGTGGAGCCAACCCGGCGCTACCTGCTCTCG TTTGCCCACCCACCTTCAGCTGACCTGGAGGCCATTGCCCTGGCTACCCTGCATGACCGGATGACAGAGCAGCGCTTCCCCCAGCCCATCCAGAGCTTCTCTTCAGGGTGCATCCCAGCACCCCTGAGCGGCCCAATTGACGTGCTGGCTGAGGGCCGGTCTGCCCTGGAGAAAGCCAACCAGGAGCTAG GTCTGGCCCTAGACTCCTGGGACCTGGATTTCTACACCAAGCGCTTCCAGGAGCTGCAGCGCAACCCCAGCACTGTGGAAGTCTTCGACTTGGCTCAGTCCAAtag CGAACACAGCCGACACTGGTTCTTCAAGGGTCGACTCCATGTGGATGGACAGGAGCTGCCACACTCGCTGTTTGAGTCCATCATGAGCACCCAGGCGTCCTCCAACCCTAACAACGTCCTCAAGTTCTGTGACAACAGCAG TGCCATCCAGGGGAAAGAAGTCCGATTCTTGCGGCCTAAGGACCCCACACGGCCAAGCTCCTTCCAGCAATGTCAGGGGCTGAGACATGTTGTCTTCACAGCAGAGACACACAACTTCCCTACAG GAGTAGCCCCCTTCAGTGGTGCAACCACTGGCACAGGGGGCCGGATCCGAGATGTCCAGTGCACAGGCCGAGGGGCCCACGTGGTGGCTGGCACTGCTGGCTATTGCTTTGGAAACCTGCACATCCCAG gTTACAGTATGCCCTGGGAGGATCCAAGCTTCCAGTATCCAGGAAACTTTGCCCGACCCCTGGAGATTGCCATTGAGGCCAGTAATGGGGCTTCTGACTACGGCAACAAGTTTGGGGAACCAGTGCTTGCTG GCTTTGCCCGCTCCTTGGGCCTTCAGCTTCCGGACGGCCAGCGGCGTGAGTGGATCAAGCCCATAATGTTTAGTGGAGGCATTGGGTCCATGGAAGCTGAGCATGTGAGCAAGGAGCCCCCAGAGACAG GCATGGATGTCGTGAAGGTTGGCGGTCCTGTCTACAGGATTGGAGTTGGGGGCGGAGCTGCTTCGTCTGTGCAG GTGCAAGGAGACAACGCCAGTGACCTGGATTTTGGGGCTGTGCAGCGGGGAGACCCAGAGATGGAGCAGAAGATGAACCGTGTGATCCGGGCTTGTGTGGAGGCCCCTGGGGGAAACCCCATCTGCAGCCTCCATGACCAGGGTGCTGGTGGCAATG GCAATGTCCTGAAGGAGCTGAGTGACCCGGCTGGAGCCATCATTCACACCAGCTGCTTCCAG CTGGGGGACCCAACCCTGAATGCCCTGGAAATCTGGGGGGCCGAGTACCAGGAGTCGAACGCACTTCTGCTGAGGCCCTCTGACCGGGACTTCCTGAGTTGTGTCAGCACCCGGGAACGCTGCCCAGTCTGCTTTGTGGGCACCATCACTGGAGACAGGAGA ATAGTGCTGGTGGATGATCGGGAGTGGCCTATGGGCACAGGTGGCCAGGTGGATGCGCCCCCcactcctcccccaacccctgtgGACCTGGACCTGGACTGGGTGCTGGGCAAGATGCCCCAGAAG GAGTTCTTCCTCCAGAGGAGTCTCCCCTTGCTGCAGCCTCTGACCCTGCCCCCAGGGCTGAGCGTGCGCCAGGCTCTGGCGCGGGTCCTCAGGCTGCCTGCCGTGGCCAGCAAGCGCTACCTCACCAACAAG GTGGACCGTTCTGTGGGCggcctggtggcccagcagcagTGTGTGGGACCCCTGCAGACCCCTCTGGCAGATGTGGCGGTTGTggcactgagtcaccaggagcTTGTAGGGGCCGCCACAGCCCTGGGAGAGCAGCCAGTCAAGAGCCTGCTGGACCCGAAGGTTGCCGCCCGGCTGGCTGTGGCCGAAGCCCTCACCAACCTGGTATTTGCTCTGGTCACCGACCTCCAG GATGTGAAATGCAGCGGGAACTGGATGTGGGCAGCCAAGCTCCCAGGGGAGGGTGCAGCTCTAGCTGACGCCTGTGAGGCTATGGTGGCAGTGATGGCGGCCCTGGGTGTAGCGGTAGACGGTGGCAAGGACTCCCTCAGCATGGCTGCCCGGGTTGGCTCTGAAACCGTGCGGGCTCCTG GGTCACTGGTCATCTCAGCCTATGCTGTCTGTTCAGACATTACAGCCACTGTGACCCCAGACCTCAAGCATCCTGGGGGGAGAG GCCACCTGCTCTACGTGCCTCTGAGTCCTGGGCAGCACCGGCTGGGGGGCACAGCTCTGGCTCAGTGCTTCTCCCAGCTTGGCGAGCAGCCTCCCGACCTGGATGTTCCTGAGAACTTGGTGCGAGCCTTCAGCATCACCCAGGGGCTGCTGAAAG aCCGCCTCCTCTGCTCAGGCCATGATGTCAGTGATGGAGGTCTCATCACTTGCCTGCTAGAGATGGCCTTTGCTGGGAATTGTGGGATAGAGGTGGACATCCCTGCACCTGGGGTCGATG ccctgcctgtgcTGTTCGCCGAGGAGCCAGGCCTGGTGCTGGAGGTGCAGGAGCCAGACCTCGCCCAAGTGCTGATGCGTTACCGGAATGCTGGCCTCCACTGCCTAGAGCTGGGTCTCACAGGCGACACGGGGCCCCACGCCATG GTCCGCGTGTCGGTGAACAGGACGGTGGTTCTGGAGGAACCTGTTGGGCAGCTACGAGCCCTCTGGGAGGAAACCAGTTTCCAGTTGGACCGGCTACAGGCAAAACCACACTGTGTGGCCCAGGAAGAGCAAGGGCTGAGGGAGCGGGCAGGGCCCACCTTCTGCCTGCCGCCTACCTTCCCCAGAGCTTCCGTGCCTT GTGGTCCTGCCCCCCGAGTCGCCATCATTCGGGAAGAGGGCAGTAATGGAGACCGGGAGATGGCAGATGCCTTCCACTTGGCTGGATTTGAG GTGTGGGATGTAACCATGCAggacctgtgctctggagccatcGGGCTGGACACGTTCCGCGGTGTGGCCTTCGTAGGCGGCTTCAGCTACGCGGACGTCCTGGGCTCTGCCAAAG GCTGGGCAGCTGCTGTGACCTTTAACCCGCAGGCCGGGGCTGAGATGAAGCGCTTCCGCCAGCGGCCAGACACCTTCAGCCTGGGCGTGTGTAACGGCTGTCAGCTGCTGGCCCTGCTGGGCTGGGTGGGAGGCAGTTCTAGTGAGGAGGTAGTGGAGATGTGCCAGGAGTCCTGGCCGGCCCGGCCCGGTCTCCTGCTACGCCACAACCTGTCTGGGCGCTTTGAGTCGCGCTGGGCTAGTGTGCGCGTGGGGCCCGGGCCAgccctgatgctgcgagggatggAAGGCGCGGTGCTGCCCGTGTGGAGCGCTCACGGGGAAG GTTACatggcattttcttctccagaactCCAAGCCCAGATGGAGGCCAGGGGCTTAGCTCCACTGCACTGGGCAGATGATGATGGGAACCCCACGGAACAGTACCCCCTGAATCCCAACGGCTCCCCAGGGGGTGTCGCTGGCATCTGCTCCCCCGATGGCCGCCACTTGGCCCTCATGCCTCACCCGGAGCGGTCTGTGAGGCCTTGGCAGTGGGCCTGGCGACCTCCTCCATTTGACACTCTAACCACCTCCCCGTGGCTTCAGCTCTTCATCAATGCCCGGAATTGGACCCAGGAATGCAGCTGCTAA